From Sphingobium amiense, a single genomic window includes:
- a CDS encoding recombinase family protein, producing the protein MTRVGYARVSTIDQDLDIQVARLKAAGCEILRSETGSGASRTGRTELETIMQFLRADDELVVLRLDRLGRSTRDVLNLVHELDQKGASLRVLEPEVTTAGSMGRMVITILGMVADMELTFIKDRQRAGIEAARAEGVYKGRKKNIDDDEIRRRITAGASKASVARDLKISRMTVYRALDVIPSRIGLPEKPPSVTIALHLTIENFNKHGRGRKPARERIEAMLERDYQMQKTGNCDYTLTVAYDQGADGVSLDDEIASLQTEMFNIAESYRCSIETDVYEIGGQERAW; encoded by the coding sequence ATGACCCGCGTCGGCTACGCCCGCGTCAGCACCATCGACCAGGATCTCGACATCCAGGTTGCCCGGTTGAAGGCAGCGGGCTGTGAAATCCTCCGCTCCGAAACAGGCTCGGGCGCATCGCGCACTGGACGCACGGAGCTTGAGACGATCATGCAGTTCCTGCGCGCCGATGACGAACTCGTCGTCCTGCGTCTCGATCGGCTCGGTCGCTCCACACGCGATGTTCTCAATCTGGTTCATGAACTCGACCAGAAGGGAGCCTCATTGCGGGTGCTTGAGCCGGAGGTGACGACGGCCGGAAGCATGGGGCGGATGGTGATCACCATTCTGGGCATGGTCGCGGACATGGAACTGACGTTCATCAAGGACCGGCAGCGCGCCGGGATCGAGGCGGCGCGCGCCGAAGGCGTCTACAAAGGCCGGAAGAAAAACATCGATGACGATGAAATCCGACGCCGGATCACCGCCGGCGCGAGCAAGGCCAGCGTCGCGCGCGACCTCAAGATCTCAAGAATGACCGTCTATCGGGCGCTTGACGTCATTCCTTCAAGGATCGGGCTGCCGGAAAAGCCGCCTTCTGTCACCATCGCCCTGCATCTGACCATCGAGAACTTCAACAAGCATGGTCGTGGCAGAAAGCCCGCTCGCGAGCGCATTGAGGCGATGCTGGAGCGGGATTACCAGATGCAAAAGACCGGGAACTGCGATTACACGCTGACCGTCGCCTATGATCAGGGTGCCGATGGCGTCAGCCTCGATGATGAGATCGCATCTCTCCAGACAGAGATGTTCAACATCGCAGAGAGCTACAGGTGCTCGATCGAGACCGATGTTTACGAGATTGGAGGACAAGAGCGAGCCTGGTAG
- a CDS encoding IS6-like element IS6100 family transposase encodes MTDFKWRHFQGDVILWAVRWYCRYPISYRDLEEMLAERGISVDHTTIYRWVQCYAPEMEKRLRWFWRRGFDPSWRLDETYVKVRGKWTYLYRAVDKRGDTIDFYLSPTRSAKAAKRFLGKALRGLKHWEKPATLNTDKAPSYGAAITELKREGKLDRETAHRQVKYLNNVIEADHGKLKILIKPVRGFKSIPTAYATIKGFEVMRALRKGQARPWCLQPGIRGEVRLVERAFGIGPSALTEAMGMLNHHFAAAA; translated from the coding sequence ATGACGGATTTCAAGTGGCGCCATTTCCAGGGTGATGTGATCCTGTGGGCGGTGCGCTGGTATTGTCGCTATCCGATCAGCTATCGCGACCTTGAGGAAATGCTGGCGGAACGCGGCATTTCGGTCGACCATACGACGATCTATCGCTGGGTCCAGTGCTACGCCCCGGAGATGGAGAAGCGGCTGCGCTGGTTCTGGCGGCGTGGCTTTGATCCGAGCTGGCGCCTGGATGAAACCTACGTCAAGGTGCGGGGCAAGTGGACCTACCTGTACCGGGCAGTCGACAAGCGGGGCGACACGATCGATTTCTACCTGTCGCCGACCCGCAGCGCCAAGGCAGCGAAGCGGTTCCTGGGCAAGGCCCTGCGAGGCCTGAAGCACTGGGAAAAGCCTGCCACGCTCAATACCGACAAAGCGCCGAGCTATGGTGCAGCGATCACCGAATTGAAGCGCGAAGGAAAGCTGGACCGGGAGACGGCCCACCGGCAGGTGAAGTATCTCAATAACGTGATCGAGGCCGATCACGGAAAGCTCAAGATACTGATCAAGCCGGTGCGCGGTTTCAAATCGATCCCCACGGCCTATGCCACGATCAAGGGATTCGAAGTCATGCGAGCCCTGCGCAAAGGACAGGCTCGCCCCTGGTGCCTGCAGCCCGGCATCAGGGGCGAGGTGCGCCTTGTGGAGAGAGCTTTTGGCATTGGGCCCTCGGCGCTGACGGAGGCCATGGGCATGCTCAACCACCATTTCGCAGCAGCCGCCTGA
- a CDS encoding GNAT family N-acetyltransferase — MQTCYNRCSDYFLLQDGAAPTLDDARELFSDVPPEKSAHNQAVLGWKGPGGLYAIAAILRDYPRDGTWYLGFMIVDAAQRGRGVGRSIYSTVESWAAARGATEIRLAVLEANEAAERFWRSLGFIEYRRVGPDTFKMRSHRRIELSRRLSGPVGPKLRFWPC; from the coding sequence TTGCAGACCTGTTACAACCGTTGCAGCGACTATTTCCTGTTGCAGGACGGGGCCGCGCCCACGCTGGACGATGCTCGCGAGCTTTTCTCCGATGTGCCGCCCGAAAAGAGCGCCCACAATCAAGCTGTCCTGGGATGGAAGGGGCCTGGCGGCCTATATGCAATCGCGGCCATCCTCCGCGATTATCCGCGTGATGGCACATGGTATCTCGGCTTCATGATCGTAGATGCCGCACAGCGTGGTCGTGGCGTCGGACGCTCAATTTACTCGACGGTCGAAAGCTGGGCCGCTGCGAGAGGTGCCACAGAGATTCGGTTGGCCGTGCTGGAAGCGAATGAAGCGGCAGAGCGATTTTGGCGTTCTCTCGGCTTCATTGAGTATCGGCGCGTTGGGCCAGACACCTTCAAAATGCGTAGCCATCGCCGGATAGAACTGAGCCGTCGCCTTTCTGGCCCAGTCGGCCCGAAGCTGCGATTTTGGCCATGTTGA